A single Branchiostoma floridae strain S238N-H82 chromosome 11, Bfl_VNyyK, whole genome shotgun sequence DNA region contains:
- the LOC118426484 gene encoding uncharacterized protein LOC118426484: MFAAPLTGGEAGQGMPTQRQWNAVLRLFGAMIAMTGVAVAIAVMVMANKDEEENRFPWEGVLLFSVGLIMVLFSLYYTDPEGGGRRTSQCVVRRESDTMIDQPPAYWEVCDLSGPPPDYLEPTSVTSGNGEIVVTITRVKSTPPSAAAVDSAAVNIEEPCRQQDEEEPDEPLPSYEDVVTLEENERRDRTSSV, from the exons ATGTTTGCCGCACCTCTAACCGGCGGGGAGGCTGGCCAGGGCATGCCGACCCAGCGCCAGTGGAACGCCGTGCTCAGGCTTTTCGGGGCTATGATAGCCATGACCGGGGTAGCCGTGGCGATAGCCGTCATGGTCATGGCGAACAAGGACGAGGAAGAGAACCGTTTTCCCTGGGAGGGGGTTCTGTTGTTTTCGGTGGGACTTATCATGGTGTTGTTTAGCCTGTACTACACGGATCCGGAAGGGGGAGGGCGGAGAACATCCCAGTGTGTCGTCAGGAGAGAGTCTGACACGATGATAGACCAACCGCCAGCGTACTGGGAAGTCTGTGATCTTAG TGGTCCCCCACCGGACTACTTAGAACCGACGTCGGTGACGTCAGGCAATGGCGAGATCGTGGTCACCATCACAAGAGTCAAGTCCACTCCGCCCTCAGCGGCCGCCGTAGACTCCGCAGCGGTGAACATAGAGGAGCCATGCCGACAACAAGACGAAGAGGAACCGGACGAGCCGCTACCGTCGTACGAAGATGTCGTAACGTTAGAAGAGAACGAAAGAAGAGATAGAACGTCCTCTGTATGA
- the LOC118426475 gene encoding D(2) dopamine receptor-like, whose amino-acid sequence MNRTDIDGNFSTTNGTDETALVISTAEKVVEISLLALAFFFAFCGNLLVWVSVLWKPNLRKETANYLILSLSAADMTVAAFNLPFTMSAVARGDWVLGDGVCTLLGFTNMITFVASVMNLAAIGVNRFCIIVHYSKYPTYFDKRGTALTITGVWLFSILLAVPPLAGWAEYSYLPGQSICFCNWPSSVSYTFFMVAVCFGGPCSVMAFCYTRIIQAVRESRRRVRQGDEPASSQAPPVRLAFTRPQETGQMNGNQQGRFKSLTSIKSQSEDEIIPLTERPNKPSSNLLTVPIMTTPHSRHQINIDSQSNKTADSITTISVDESGNSSPLPDLAPVASSSALIVRKHQEAMKRKAREEDIKLTKSFVVVIVVFTLCWLPFCVAMFWSVFSPTPVPRLVDMATLMLGYSNSCWNPIIYGVMNKKFRAVFKELLRKIFQCNCTR is encoded by the exons ATGAACCGTACTGATATCGACGGGAACTTCTCCACGACCAACGGCACAGACGAGACCGCCTTGGTCATCTCCACGGCCGAGAAAGTCGTGGAGATCTCCCTCTTGGCGCTGGCCTTCTTCTTTGCCTTCTGCGGGAACTTGCTGGTTTGGGTGAGCGTCCTCTGGAAGCCCAACCTCCGCAAGGAGACGGCTAACTACCTGATCCTGAGCCTGAGTGCGGCGGACATGACGGTAGCTGCCTTCAACCTACCGTTCACGATGTCGGCCGTGGCGCGGGGAGACTGGGTGCTGGGGGACGGTGTCTGCACCCTGCTCGGCTTCACCAACATGATCACGTTCGTGGCCTCCGTCATGAACCTCGCCGCCATCGGCGTCAACCGGTTCTGCATCATCGTCCACTACTCCAAGTACCCGACTTACTTCGACAAGAGAGGAACAGCCCTCACCATCACCG GCGTGTGGCTGTTTTCGATCCTCCTGGCGGTGCCTCCGCTAGCCGGCTGGGCGGAGTACTCCTACCTGCCGGGGCAGTCCATCTGTTTCTGCAACTGGCCGTCCAGCGTGTCCTACACCTTCTTCATGGTGGCTGTGTGCTTCGGCGGGCCCTGCTCCGTCATGGCCTTCTGCTACACCAGAATCATCCAGGCCGTCCGCGAGAGTAGGAGGAGAGTCCGACAAGGAGACGAGCCGGCGTCGAGTCAGGCTCCGCCCGTTCGGTTAGCCTTCACTCGACCTCAGGAAACGGGACAGATGAATGGAAATCAACAAGGTAGATTCAAATCTTTAACATCAATCAAATCTCAGTCAGAAGACGAAATAATTCCTTTAACGGAAAGGCCCAATAAGCCGAGCTCAAATCTTCTGACAGTCCCAATAATGACTACGCCTCATTCTAGACACCAAATCAACATCGATTCCCAAAGCAACAAAACAGCTGACAGCATCACAACTATATCAGTTGATGAAAGCGGAAATTCTAGCCCTTTGCCTGATTTGGCCCCAGTCGCAAGCTCGTCTGCTCTTATCGTAAGAAAACACCAAGAAGCTATGAAAAGAAAGGCCCGAGAAGAAGATATAAAACTGACAAAATCCTTCGTCGTTGTGATTGTGGTGTTCACGCTGTGCTGGTTGCCGTTCTGCGTGGCTATGTTCTGGTCGGTGTTCTCCCCCACGCCGGTCCCGCGGCTGGTAGACATGGCAACTCTGATGCTGGGCTACTCCAACAGCTGCTGGAACCCCATCATCTACGGGGTCATGAACAAAAAGTTTCGCGCCGTATTCAAAGAACTCTTAAGGAAAATCTTCCAGTGCAATTGTACGCGATAG
- the LOC118426483 gene encoding galanin receptor type 2-like — MSWNSTVFQQVYAVYLMVVLFVAPVLGMLVSHIRAIYNLRGDSKANGDFLTGTGGKGGKRASKAQVTRILVAVVVLYAIFWGPVLTLNLTMKFDLVSPYTQAVYAMRLAFTQLSLLHSCVNPIAYAFVSRNFRLGLSRALRSVLPRGRQEDSTSGGSLSGHHPPHPHGYYRQVQDNMFNLWLWQVSRQLQQHGGASATELTTV; from the exons ATGTCCTGGAACTCAACAGTGTTTCAACAG GTCTATGCTGTGTACCTGATGGTGGTGCTGTTTGTGGCCCCGGTGCTGGGCATGCTGGTCTCTCACATCCGGGCTATCTACAACCTGCGGGGCGACAGCAAGGCAAACGGCGACTTCCTGACTGGGACCGGAGGAAAAGGCGGGAAGAGAGCTTCAAAAGCCCAG GTCACCAGGATCCTGGTGGCAGTGGTGGTCCTGTACGCCATTTTCTGGGGGCCGGTGTTGACCTTGAACCTGACCATGAAGTTCGATCTGGTGAGCCCGTACACCCAGGCCGTGTACGCCATGCGGCTGGCCTTCACCCAGCTGTCCCTGCTGCACAGCTGCGTCAACCCCATCGCTTACGCCTTCGTCTCGCGCAACTTCCGGCTGGGGCTGAGCCGCGCGCTGCGCTCCGTGCTGCCGCGCGGCCGGCAGGAGGACAGCACGTCCGGCGGAAGCCTGTCCGGGCACCATCCCCCGCACCCGCACGGCTACTACAGACAGGTGCAGGACAACATGTTCAACTTGTGGCTGTGGCAGGTGTCACGGCAGCTGCAGCAGCATGGGGGAGCCAGTGCGACCGAACTCACCACGGTTTGA
- the LOC118426157 gene encoding QRFP-like peptide receptor, whose protein sequence is MSTVYGTVSPTAAYPSNPNAPAQNFTNLNRSESTMNGTDFMDDERFCGAACILTMYEISLPVIISGALTFVLGILGNSLVIFSVCRNKCLRTGINFYLVSLATADLLTAALFVPVETVEFFLPDWQLGWFTCKVVAFVHLLTRTCSALTLTAIAVERRHVITQPLKAKSSATTSRTRRLIAAVWVTSVVLSVPKLVGQALMLCTLERYTHILLN, encoded by the exons ATGTCGACGGTCTACGGTACTGTCTCCCCCACAGCCGCCTACCCTTCTAACCCTAACGCCCCTGCACAAAACTTCACCAACTTGAACAGGAGCGAATCTACGATGAACGGCACAGACTTCATGGACGATGAAAGGTTCTGTGGCGCCGCATGTATCCTGACCATGTACGAAATCTCCCTGCCCGTGATCATCTCGGGCGCCCTGACGTTCGTGCTCGGTATCCTAGGCAACTCCCTGGTTATCTTCTCGGTCTGCCGAAACAAGTGCCTCCGTACAGGCATCAACTTCTACCTGGTGAGTCTGGCCACGGCGGACCTACTGACGGCGGCGCTGTTCGTCCCCGTGGAGACGGTGGAGTTCTTCCTGCCGGACTGGCAGCTCGGCTGGTTCACCTGTAAGGTGGTGGCGTTCGTCCACCTGCTGACCAGAACCTGCTCAGCCCTCACACTCACCGCCATCGCCGTGGAACG ACGACACGTGATCACCCAGCCCCTGAAGGCCAAGTCGTCCGCCACGACCAGCCGCACCCGCCGCCTCATTGCAGCTGTGTGGGTGACGTCAGTGGTCCTCAGCGTGCCCAAACTCGTCGGACAG GCGTTAATGTTGTGCACTTTGGAAAGGTACACCCATATCCTACTCAACTAA